In Phreatobacter stygius, a genomic segment contains:
- a CDS encoding aldehyde dehydrogenase family protein, with product MTIAEPAAGNREPAAKIRKVFNIVDGASSEAADGRTIDAVGPSDGKVIAIMPRSSAGDVDRAVAAARRAFEDGPWGRMTATERGRLLVRLGEAILAHHEELSILESMDTGKPFKQGKADITATARYFEFYGTAADKVHGETIPFLNGYTVAVVRDPHGVTGHIVPWNYPAQIFGRSVAASLACGNTCVVKPAEDACLSLIRICELALEVGFPPGVINLLTGLGEEAGAALSNHRGIDFISFTGSPEVGTLIQTAAAKNHIGCTLELGGKSPQVLFADADFDAAVPVLVNAIVQNGGQTCSAGSRMLIERKAYDELVGRVAERFKTVRVGSWDMDFDCGPMINAGQKRRVEGFVERARADGIPVLAEGSVAGDVPAGGYYVAPTLFGPVPRSNRLACDEVFGPVLSAIPFDDEADAIRLANGTDFGLVAGVWSREAKRSMRVARAMRCGQVFVNGYGAGGGIELPFGGVKKSGHGREKGFEALYEFSASKTVVINHG from the coding sequence ATGACCATCGCCGAACCTGCCGCCGGGAACCGCGAACCCGCCGCCAAGATCCGTAAGGTCTTCAACATTGTCGACGGTGCGTCGAGCGAGGCCGCCGACGGCCGCACCATCGACGCTGTCGGTCCGTCCGACGGCAAGGTCATCGCCATCATGCCGCGCTCCAGCGCCGGCGATGTCGACCGTGCCGTGGCCGCCGCCCGCCGCGCCTTCGAGGACGGCCCCTGGGGCCGGATGACGGCCACCGAGCGCGGCCGCCTGCTGGTCAGGCTCGGCGAAGCCATCCTCGCCCATCACGAGGAGCTGTCGATCCTCGAGAGCATGGACACCGGCAAGCCGTTCAAGCAGGGCAAGGCCGACATCACCGCCACCGCCCGCTATTTCGAATTCTACGGCACCGCCGCCGACAAGGTTCACGGCGAGACCATCCCCTTCCTCAACGGCTATACCGTCGCCGTGGTGCGTGACCCCCATGGCGTCACCGGCCATATCGTGCCCTGGAACTATCCGGCCCAGATCTTCGGCCGCTCGGTCGCGGCCTCGCTCGCCTGCGGCAATACCTGCGTGGTCAAGCCCGCCGAGGACGCCTGCCTGTCGCTCATCCGCATCTGCGAGCTGGCGCTGGAGGTCGGCTTCCCGCCTGGCGTCATCAACCTCCTGACCGGGCTCGGCGAAGAGGCCGGCGCGGCGCTGTCCAACCACCGCGGCATCGACTTCATTTCGTTCACCGGTTCGCCCGAGGTCGGCACGCTGATCCAGACGGCGGCCGCCAAGAACCATATCGGCTGCACCCTCGAACTCGGCGGCAAGAGCCCGCAGGTGCTGTTCGCCGATGCCGATTTCGACGCGGCCGTGCCGGTGCTGGTCAATGCCATCGTCCAGAACGGTGGCCAGACCTGTTCGGCGGGTTCGCGCATGCTGATCGAGCGCAAGGCCTATGACGAGTTGGTCGGCCGGGTCGCGGAGCGCTTCAAGACCGTGCGCGTCGGCAGTTGGGACATGGATTTCGACTGTGGCCCGATGATCAATGCCGGCCAGAAGCGGCGCGTCGAGGGCTTTGTCGAGCGCGCCCGCGCCGACGGCATCCCGGTGCTGGCCGAAGGATCGGTCGCCGGCGACGTGCCGGCCGGCGGCTACTACGTCGCGCCGACCCTGTTCGGCCCGGTGCCGCGCTCCAACCGGCTGGCTTGCGACGAGGTTTTCGGACCGGTGCTCTCGGCCATCCCCTTCGACGACGAGGCCGATGCGATCCGGCTCGCCAACGGCACCGATTTCGGCCTGGTTGCCGGTGTCTGGAGCCGCGAGGCCAAGCGCTCCATGCGGGTCGCCCGCGCCATGCGCTGCGGCCAGGTCTTCGTCAACGGCTACGGCGCCGGCGGCGGCATCGAGCTGCCGTTCGGCGGGGTCAAGAAATCAGGCCATGGCCGCGAGAAGGGGTTCGAGGCGCTCTACGAATTCTCGGCCTCGAAAACCGTCGTCATCAATCACGGCTGA
- a CDS encoding SDR family oxidoreductase has translation MRLKDKVAIVTGGAQGFGKGIAETFAREGCKVAVFDLNEDGAKEVAKGIGRKAMGVKCDVSKAKDVQRAVAKVVARFGKVDILINNAGTSHRNQPMLDVDEATFDRVFDVNVKSIFHFAHAVVPLMRGNGGGCIINVGSTAGLRPRPGLTWYNASKGAVNLMSKSMAVELAPDKIRVCALAPVAGDTPLLGTFMGEDTPEMRAKFIASIPMGRLSTPKDIADAALFLAADPGNFLTGVVLEVDGGRCI, from the coding sequence ATGCGTCTCAAGGATAAGGTCGCCATCGTCACCGGCGGCGCTCAGGGCTTCGGCAAGGGCATCGCGGAGACCTTCGCGCGCGAGGGTTGCAAGGTGGCGGTGTTCGACCTCAACGAGGACGGCGCGAAGGAGGTTGCCAAGGGCATCGGCCGCAAGGCCATGGGCGTGAAATGCGACGTGTCCAAGGCCAAGGACGTGCAGCGCGCGGTGGCCAAGGTGGTCGCCCGCTTCGGCAAGGTCGACATCCTCATCAACAATGCCGGCACGTCGCATCGCAACCAGCCGATGCTGGATGTCGACGAGGCGACCTTCGACCGCGTCTTCGACGTCAATGTGAAGTCGATCTTCCACTTCGCCCATGCCGTCGTGCCCCTGATGCGCGGCAATGGCGGCGGCTGCATCATCAATGTCGGCTCGACCGCGGGCCTCAGGCCGCGCCCCGGCCTGACCTGGTACAACGCCTCGAAGGGCGCGGTGAACCTGATGTCGAAATCGATGGCGGTGGAACTCGCCCCGGACAAGATCCGCGTCTGCGCGCTGGCGCCGGTCGCCGGCGACACGCCGCTGCTCGGCACTTTCATGGGCGAGGACACCCCGGAAATGCGGGCGAAGTTCATTGCCTCGATCCCCATGGGCCGGCTGTCGACCCCGAAGGACATTGCCGATGCCGCGCTGTTCCTGGCCGCCGACCCGGGGAATTTCCTCACCGGCGTGGTGCTGGAAGTCGACGGCGGCCGGTGCATCTGA
- a CDS encoding fumarylacetoacetate hydrolase family protein, whose amino-acid sequence MARPALDPASTLPKDGTAGTLVGRVHRPGLGASVVAIRDGGLFDVTAHFPTTADLFDQPDPAAALKAVAGERFGELAEILANTASEAQGAGKPVLLSPIDVQAVKAAGVTFALSMVERVIEEQAKGVPERASAIRTEIGEIIGGELKGLKPGSPAAEALKAHLIQRGLWSQYLEVGIGPDAEIFTKAPVLSSVGTGADVGLHPISTWNNPEPEVVLVISSAGRIVGATLGNDVNLRDVEGRSALLLGKAKDNNASASLGPFVRLFDATFGVDQVRAMKVSLTVSGEDGFVMQGASDMAAISRDVEDLARQAIGPHHQYPDGLVLYCGTLFAPIQDREAPGKGFTHKLDDVVTIASAELGSLTNRVRLSTECPPWTYGLRNLMADLAARRGR is encoded by the coding sequence ATGGCCCGCCCGGCGCTTGACCCAGCCTCGACCTTGCCGAAGGACGGCACGGCCGGAACGCTCGTCGGCCGCGTCCATCGCCCGGGCCTCGGCGCCTCCGTGGTGGCGATCCGCGACGGCGGCCTGTTCGATGTCACCGCGCACTTCCCGACCACCGCCGACCTGTTCGACCAACCCGATCCGGCGGCGGCGCTCAAGGCGGTTGCCGGCGAGCGCTTCGGCGAGCTCGCCGAGATCCTGGCCAATACCGCATCCGAGGCGCAGGGCGCGGGCAAACCGGTCCTGCTCTCGCCGATCGACGTCCAGGCGGTGAAGGCCGCCGGCGTCACCTTCGCCCTCTCCATGGTCGAACGGGTGATCGAGGAACAGGCCAAGGGCGTGCCGGAACGGGCCAGCGCCATCCGCACCGAGATCGGCGAGATCATCGGCGGCGAACTGAAAGGCCTGAAGCCCGGCTCGCCGGCGGCCGAGGCGCTCAAGGCCCACCTGATCCAGCGCGGGCTCTGGTCGCAATATCTCGAGGTCGGCATCGGGCCGGACGCCGAGATCTTCACCAAGGCGCCGGTCCTGTCCTCGGTCGGCACCGGCGCCGATGTCGGCCTGCACCCGATCTCGACCTGGAACAATCCCGAACCGGAGGTCGTGCTGGTCATTTCCTCGGCCGGCCGGATCGTCGGTGCGACGCTCGGCAACGACGTCAACCTGAGGGATGTCGAAGGCCGCTCGGCCCTGCTGCTCGGCAAGGCCAAGGACAACAATGCCTCGGCTTCGCTCGGTCCCTTCGTGCGCCTGTTCGATGCGACCTTCGGCGTCGACCAGGTCCGCGCCATGAAGGTGTCGCTCACCGTGTCGGGCGAGGACGGCTTCGTCATGCAGGGCGCCAGCGACATGGCGGCGATATCAAGGGATGTCGAGGACCTGGCGCGCCAGGCGATCGGCCCGCACCACCAGTACCCGGACGGGCTGGTGCTCTATTGTGGCACGCTGTTCGCGCCGATCCAGGATCGCGAGGCGCCGGGCAAGGGCTTCACCCACAAGCTCGACGACGTCGTGACCATCGCCAGCGCCGAACTCGGCAGCCTGACCAACCGGGTCCGGCTCTCCACCGAGTGCCCGCCCTGGACCTATGGTCTGCGCAATCTGATGGCCGACCTAGCGGCCCGGCGCGGCCGCTGA
- a CDS encoding GFA family protein produces the protein MEFPKEAVEWIGEGGMPTLYRSSNGSSRSFCPRCGSTLGAIDDHPTVALVTGSFDAKDISEFRPVFHAFEDSCPNWWKIDIAR, from the coding sequence GTGGAGTTTCCGAAGGAGGCCGTCGAATGGATTGGCGAAGGCGGAATGCCGACGCTCTATCGATCGTCAAACGGCTCCAGCCGCTCTTTTTGCCCGCGTTGCGGCAGCACACTGGGGGCCATTGACGATCATCCGACCGTCGCGCTGGTCACCGGCAGTTTCGATGCAAAGGACATATCGGAGTTCCGTCCGGTGTTTCACGCGTTTGAAGACTCATGCCCGAACTGGTGGAAAATCGACATCGCACGGTGA
- a CDS encoding formylglycine-generating enzyme family protein has protein sequence MQVGDVVVARTLADADGMTRMYRPGGDVTCQDMLEIPGGDVGLRDDRTKRQWNVAIQPFMLARYPVTQAFYRAVTAQSPAVFKGDHYPVENVSWFDAIRFCNRLSGEAGLRESYRIGSDGEDVSLRPDGDGYRLPSEAEWEYACRAGTGKVRYGELDDIAWYRGNSGNQVQAVGQKQPNAWGLHDMLGNVWEWCWDQYDPAVYGPYRVFRGGGWADAERGCLATNRRRSHPTFRIDDLGFRIARSA, from the coding sequence ATGCAGGTCGGCGACGTCGTCGTGGCTCGGACGCTCGCGGATGCCGATGGAATGACCAGGATGTATCGACCCGGTGGTGACGTGACCTGTCAGGACATGCTGGAAATCCCAGGCGGCGATGTCGGCCTGAGGGACGACAGGACAAAGCGCCAATGGAATGTCGCGATCCAGCCGTTCATGCTGGCCAGATATCCCGTGACACAGGCGTTCTATCGTGCCGTCACGGCGCAATCGCCTGCGGTTTTCAAGGGCGACCACTATCCGGTCGAGAACGTGTCGTGGTTTGACGCGATCCGCTTCTGCAACCGGCTGTCCGGGGAGGCCGGGCTCCGGGAAAGCTACCGGATCGGCAGTGATGGCGAAGACGTCAGCTTGCGTCCCGATGGCGACGGCTATCGGCTGCCATCCGAAGCGGAGTGGGAATATGCCTGCCGCGCCGGGACCGGCAAGGTCCGATATGGCGAGCTCGACGACATTGCCTGGTACCGGGGCAATTCAGGCAACCAGGTTCAGGCCGTCGGACAGAAGCAGCCCAATGCCTGGGGATTGCACGACATGCTGGGCAATGTCTGGGAATGGTGCTGGGACCAGTACGACCCGGCGGTCTATGGGCCATACCGGGTTTTTCGGGGTGGTGGCTGGGCCGACGCGGAGCGAGGGTGCCTGGCGACAAATCGCCGCCGAAGCCATCCGACCTTTCGGATCGACGATCTGGGGTTTCGCATCGCAAGGTCGGCCTGA
- a CDS encoding GntR family transcriptional regulator, with amino-acid sequence MTKTTSSVSPLQRDLARGILDLLRGRGAAAGDRLSRVALAEALGVSRTPVNGAVALLEEMGIVAIEGRSVRIVDLDRDASRLASSGDETSIARLLVGISRARRDGTLPDEVSERHLAQHFSAGRTTVAHALRQLAEAGVVTRNRGHGWSFTQGFASAEDRAASYRFRMLLEPAALLEPTFALPPGFEARMRADHARFLDRPWTADDAVAFFETNAAFHAGLAEASGNRFFAPVIAQQNRLRLLSNYAWQRGAERVEVSVREHLAILDALVAGDRQKAAELMRQHLAGAAALTFQMPGSGTSAPDGSDIDHAPPGRRAPKHRAK; translated from the coding sequence ATGACGAAGACGACATCCTCGGTCAGTCCGTTGCAGCGGGACCTGGCACGCGGCATTCTCGATCTGTTGCGCGGCCGCGGCGCGGCAGCCGGCGACCGGCTGAGCCGGGTGGCGCTCGCCGAGGCGCTGGGCGTCTCGCGCACGCCGGTCAATGGTGCGGTGGCGCTGCTCGAAGAGATGGGCATCGTCGCGATCGAAGGGCGCTCGGTGCGCATTGTCGATCTCGACCGCGATGCGTCGCGCCTGGCCTCGTCAGGCGACGAAACCAGCATCGCCCGCCTGCTGGTCGGCATTTCCAGGGCGCGTCGCGACGGCACCTTGCCCGACGAGGTATCCGAGCGGCATCTGGCCCAGCATTTCAGCGCCGGCCGCACCACGGTTGCCCATGCGCTCAGGCAATTGGCCGAGGCCGGCGTCGTGACGCGCAATCGCGGCCATGGCTGGAGCTTCACGCAAGGCTTCGCTTCGGCCGAGGATCGTGCCGCGTCCTATCGTTTCCGCATGTTGCTGGAACCGGCAGCCCTGCTCGAACCAACCTTCGCCTTGCCGCCCGGCTTCGAAGCCCGGATGCGCGCCGACCACGCCCGTTTCCTCGATCGCCCCTGGACCGCCGATGACGCGGTCGCTTTCTTCGAAACCAATGCGGCCTTCCATGCCGGCCTGGCCGAAGCCTCGGGCAACCGCTTCTTCGCACCGGTCATCGCCCAGCAGAACCGCCTGCGGCTTCTGTCGAACTATGCCTGGCAGCGCGGGGCCGAACGCGTCGAGGTGTCGGTGCGCGAGCATCTCGCCATTCTCGATGCGCTTGTCGCCGGCGACCGCCAAAAGGCAGCCGAACTGATGCGCCAGCACCTGGCGGGCGCCGCGGCACTCACGTTTCAGATGCCCGGCAGCGGCACGTCGGCGCCGGATGGATCGGACATTGATCACGCGCCGCCGGGACGGCGCGCGCCAAAACATCGCGCCAAATAG
- a CDS encoding glycosyltransferase, whose protein sequence is MPTPMPEYSPTVLHVITGLANAGAENFLLRLIKATSSLLGRQPVVRLRTVDDLDAAYGAAGVDVIALGLDRLAEAPAAITRLAHIIEECRPRMVFGWMYHGSLAASLAARQVASVSRPQVTWNIRHGLQVGAAQSLTRRLAIRALPFMAGPPDVLTFNSARAAEAHGRLGYRARVTQVIPNGVDVHNFKPDAAAASRLSALFRERAPYFAGQGPIIGHVARVDPLKDHATAIKVFRHIAEARPDARFMFIGAGTDRAEFCQRLLLAGIRERTAVLGERRDIQALMPGLDLLLLTSRSEAFPNVLAEAMSCGVACVSTDAGEAEAILGDVGMLAKLGDARNLGAHVLALLAEPSDQAAARREAARCRAVRLLSFDHAVDRFVQIVIGAGVRPA, encoded by the coding sequence ATGCCGACGCCTATGCCGGAATACTCGCCCACCGTCTTGCACGTCATTACCGGGCTTGCAAATGCAGGTGCCGAGAATTTCCTGTTGCGGCTCATCAAGGCCACGTCGTCGCTGCTTGGACGCCAACCGGTCGTCCGGCTGAGGACGGTCGATGATCTCGACGCGGCTTACGGCGCGGCAGGCGTTGACGTGATCGCCCTGGGCCTGGACCGCCTCGCCGAGGCCCCGGCGGCCATCACGCGGCTGGCCCATATCATTGAGGAATGCCGCCCGAGGATGGTCTTCGGCTGGATGTATCATGGCTCGTTGGCTGCGAGCCTTGCAGCGCGCCAGGTGGCTTCGGTCTCGCGTCCGCAGGTCACCTGGAACATTCGGCACGGGCTGCAGGTCGGCGCGGCGCAATCCTTGACCCGCAGGCTGGCGATCCGCGCGCTTCCGTTCATGGCCGGTCCGCCGGATGTCCTGACTTTCAATTCGGCCCGGGCCGCCGAGGCGCATGGCCGGCTGGGATACCGTGCCCGGGTGACCCAGGTCATCCCCAACGGGGTTGATGTTCACAACTTCAAGCCGGATGCGGCTGCGGCGAGCCGCTTGAGCGCTCTGTTTCGCGAGCGAGCACCATATTTTGCCGGCCAAGGACCGATCATCGGCCATGTTGCACGCGTGGATCCGCTGAAGGACCATGCCACGGCCATAAAGGTCTTCCGTCACATCGCCGAGGCGCGTCCGGACGCCCGTTTCATGTTCATTGGCGCAGGCACGGATCGGGCCGAATTCTGTCAACGGCTTTTGCTTGCGGGCATTCGCGAGCGGACCGCCGTGCTGGGCGAGCGGCGAGATATTCAGGCGCTGATGCCCGGGCTTGATCTCCTACTTCTGACCTCGCGGAGCGAAGCTTTTCCCAATGTGCTCGCCGAGGCCATGTCATGCGGGGTCGCATGTGTCAGCACGGATGCCGGCGAGGCCGAAGCGATTCTCGGAGACGTTGGCATGTTGGCGAAGCTGGGCGATGCGCGAAACCTTGGCGCGCATGTCCTCGCACTCTTGGCCGAGCCGTCCGACCAGGCCGCCGCTCGCCGCGAGGCGGCGCGTTGCCGTGCGGTCCGGCTACTGTCGTTTGATCATGCCGTCGACAGGTTCGTCCAGATCGTCATCGGGGCAGGCGTCCGTCCAGCCTGA
- a CDS encoding nucleotide sugar dehydrogenase, whose product MSHGRRIAVVGLGYVGLPVAVAFGRTGQPVVGFEIAPSRVAELKAGFDRTLETNADDLAQAKIMFTTDPSALDAADFFIVTVPTPIDDANRPDMRLVLAASRAVAKALKKGDIVVYESTFYPGATEEDCIPLLERESGLTCGLDFTVGYSPERINPGDRERRLETIAKVVAGQDDATLEIIAEVYGSIVAAGVYRAPSIKVAEAAKVIENTQRDLNIALMNELAIIFSLLDVDTADVLATAGTKWNFLHFTPGLVGGHCIGVDPYYLTHRAERAGYHPQVILAGRRINDQMGAWIARECIKRLLRNGGGRSVTVLGLGYKENVPDIRNSKVIDVIRELNSFGVAVQVADPLADPADCMREYDVALTPYAELEPADAVILAVAHADYVKAAWGGIAKLLKPGANLVLDVKAVLDRATKPPHVELWRA is encoded by the coding sequence ATGTCGCACGGTCGCCGCATCGCCGTCGTTGGCCTTGGATATGTCGGCTTGCCCGTGGCGGTCGCGTTCGGCCGGACGGGACAGCCCGTCGTCGGCTTTGAAATAGCCCCGTCGCGCGTCGCAGAACTCAAAGCCGGCTTCGATCGCACCCTCGAGACAAACGCGGACGACCTGGCGCAGGCCAAGATCATGTTCACGACTGATCCGTCGGCGCTCGACGCCGCGGATTTCTTCATTGTCACCGTGCCCACGCCGATCGACGACGCCAACCGCCCCGACATGCGACTGGTCCTGGCAGCATCCCGCGCGGTCGCCAAGGCTCTCAAGAAAGGCGACATCGTCGTCTACGAGTCGACCTTTTACCCAGGCGCCACCGAAGAGGACTGCATTCCCCTGCTGGAACGCGAGTCGGGCCTCACCTGCGGCCTGGATTTTACCGTGGGCTACAGCCCCGAGCGGATCAATCCCGGTGATCGCGAACGCCGCCTGGAGACGATCGCCAAAGTGGTCGCCGGTCAGGACGACGCCACGCTGGAGATTATCGCCGAGGTCTACGGCTCGATTGTCGCCGCCGGCGTCTACAGAGCGCCCTCTATCAAGGTCGCCGAAGCCGCCAAGGTCATCGAGAATACCCAACGCGACCTCAACATCGCCCTGATGAACGAGCTGGCGATCATTTTCAGCTTGCTGGACGTGGATACGGCCGATGTTCTTGCGACGGCCGGAACGAAGTGGAACTTTCTCCATTTCACACCGGGATTGGTCGGCGGACATTGCATTGGAGTTGATCCCTATTACCTGACCCATCGCGCTGAACGTGCCGGCTATCATCCGCAGGTCATCCTGGCGGGGCGTCGCATCAATGACCAGATGGGGGCCTGGATTGCGCGCGAATGCATCAAGCGGCTGCTCCGCAATGGCGGCGGACGATCCGTCACGGTGCTGGGCCTCGGTTACAAGGAGAACGTTCCGGACATCCGGAATTCGAAGGTCATCGACGTCATCAGGGAGCTGAACAGCTTTGGCGTCGCGGTGCAGGTCGCCGATCCCTTGGCCGACCCGGCAGACTGCATGCGCGAATATGATGTCGCCTTGACGCCCTATGCCGAGCTGGAACCGGCCGATGCTGTCATCCTCGCGGTTGCCCATGCCGACTATGTCAAGGCCGCCTGGGGCGGTATCGCCAAGCTGTTGAAGCCAGGCGCCAACCTTGTCCTGGACGTCAAGGCTGTCCTCGACCGCGCGACCAAGCCGCCGCATGTCGAACTGTGGCGGGCTTGA
- a CDS encoding glycosyltransferase yields MRIAVLIDSLAIGGAEAQMALVLPVLRARGHDVACITIAPREALCATLEAAGIPVRTAADGERMGRGAVAAVIRNLRAVGRAAAVVRARRSEILLTVLPHACIVGAMAARLTGTLHIVARRSQNAYQHERGAVFGMLDRWGTRTARLVLANSEPVRTDLLAEGVEPARIVRVVNAVVPKPPPDLRAREATRAALGLGGDELVLVTVANLFAYKGHADIIAALGLLNRTGAMAGSWRLLVVGRDVDDKGRAVPAEGIGRRAVLERLASDAGIAAHVQFLGERADVSGLLEAADIGIHASLTESFSNALLEMAAAGLPIVATWVGGANELLGQGEAGLLVPPADPVALAEALAVLIRDASLGRRLAGAARQRAQASYGVASACDSLEAALSKALSG; encoded by the coding sequence GTGCGCATTGCCGTCCTGATCGACAGTCTGGCGATAGGCGGGGCCGAGGCGCAGATGGCTTTGGTTCTGCCGGTGCTTCGGGCGCGCGGTCATGACGTCGCCTGCATAACCATCGCCCCGCGCGAGGCCCTGTGCGCGACACTGGAGGCTGCGGGGATCCCGGTCAGAACGGCCGCGGACGGCGAGCGAATGGGGCGCGGGGCCGTGGCTGCGGTTATCCGAAACCTGCGGGCGGTTGGCCGCGCCGCCGCGGTGGTTCGCGCCCGGCGCAGCGAAATCCTGCTGACCGTCTTGCCCCATGCCTGCATCGTCGGCGCTATGGCGGCGCGACTGACGGGGACCCTTCACATTGTCGCCCGTCGCAGCCAGAACGCCTATCAGCACGAGCGCGGTGCCGTGTTCGGCATGCTGGACCGCTGGGGAACGCGCACCGCGCGGCTGGTGCTGGCCAATAGCGAACCGGTCAGGACCGACCTGTTGGCCGAGGGAGTCGAGCCAGCGCGGATCGTTCGTGTCGTGAACGCGGTGGTGCCGAAGCCGCCGCCGGATCTCCGGGCACGGGAGGCGACGCGCGCCGCTCTCGGGCTGGGAGGCGACGAACTGGTGCTCGTCACGGTCGCCAATCTCTTCGCCTATAAGGGCCATGCCGACATCATCGCGGCCCTGGGCCTGCTCAATCGAACGGGGGCGATGGCAGGCTCTTGGCGGCTCCTGGTGGTTGGTCGCGACGTCGATGACAAGGGCCGCGCGGTGCCGGCTGAAGGCATCGGGCGACGCGCCGTCCTGGAACGCCTGGCTTCGGATGCCGGCATCGCGGCTCATGTGCAGTTCCTCGGCGAGCGCGCCGATGTGTCCGGCCTCCTCGAAGCCGCCGATATCGGCATCCACGCTTCGCTTACGGAGAGCTTCTCCAATGCGCTTCTGGAGATGGCGGCGGCAGGCCTGCCGATCGTGGCAACCTGGGTCGGGGGAGCCAACGAATTGCTCGGACAAGGAGAGGCTGGTCTGCTGGTGCCGCCGGCCGATCCAGTCGCACTCGCCGAGGCCCTTGCCGTCCTGATCCGCGACGCTTCGCTGGGCCGGCGCCTTGCCGGTGCCGCGCGTCAACGCGCCCAGGCCAGCTACGGGGTGGCATCGGCTTGCGACAGCCTGGAAGCGGCCTTGTCGAAGGCGCTGTCGGGTTAG
- a CDS encoding class I SAM-dependent methyltransferase yields MADTGMRFGFGDNWNRFVRQKHSQQRLDAAAARLTGFLKRDDLKGLDFLDIGSGSGLHSLAALKLGAEKLHSFDYDANSVAATRFLRDRAGKPDHWSVEQGDVLDDSYVASLGTWKLVYSWGVLHHTGEVWRALRNAQSCVAEGGLFYIALYSKDVDFQPSQAFWLEIKQEYNRVTSLTKWLMVWWYVWRFGMSMNIRNLPAVLKQIWTYRTQRGMNYFTDVRDWLGGWPMEYAGDQETVDLLEGEYGFELINVATGHACSEFLFRRTGVNGKKTKVKDMVARLTGPAGSPAAVNVA; encoded by the coding sequence ATGGCCGACACGGGCATGCGGTTCGGCTTTGGAGACAACTGGAACAGATTTGTTCGCCAGAAGCACAGCCAGCAGCGTCTTGATGCCGCCGCCGCGCGGCTGACAGGCTTCCTCAAGCGCGATGACCTGAAAGGCCTCGACTTTCTCGACATCGGATCCGGCTCAGGGCTGCACTCGCTCGCCGCTCTGAAACTTGGTGCCGAAAAGCTGCATAGTTTCGACTATGACGCCAATTCCGTAGCGGCGACACGATTTCTCCGGGACCGGGCGGGCAAGCCGGACCATTGGTCGGTCGAGCAGGGAGACGTGCTGGACGACAGCTACGTTGCCTCGCTCGGCACCTGGAAGCTGGTCTATTCATGGGGTGTCCTGCACCATACCGGCGAGGTTTGGCGGGCGCTCCGCAACGCCCAGTCCTGTGTGGCCGAAGGCGGACTCTTCTACATTGCCCTCTATTCGAAGGATGTCGATTTCCAGCCGAGCCAAGCGTTCTGGCTGGAAATAAAGCAAGAGTACAACCGGGTTACGTCGCTGACCAAATGGCTGATGGTCTGGTGGTATGTCTGGCGCTTTGGCATGTCGATGAACATCAGAAACCTGCCGGCCGTGCTCAAGCAGATCTGGACCTACCGGACCCAGCGCGGGATGAATTATTTCACGGATGTTCGGGACTGGCTCGGCGGCTGGCCAATGGAATATGCCGGCGACCAGGAGACGGTCGACCTCCTGGAAGGCGAGTACGGCTTCGAGCTGATCAACGTGGCGACCGGTCATGCCTGCTCGGAATTTCTTTTCAGGCGCACTGGCGTCAACGGCAAGAAGACGAAGGTGAAGGATATGGTTGCCAGACTGACCGGGCCGGCCGGCTCCCCGGCCGCCGTCAACGTGGCATGA